The following proteins come from a genomic window of Dreissena polymorpha isolate Duluth1 unplaced genomic scaffold, UMN_Dpol_1.0 chrUn083, whole genome shotgun sequence:
- the LOC127864018 gene encoding ecdysone-induced protein 74EF-like, with translation MQSQPPMEQMMQQNFSQSYSSSQNTAMMQALPQQANYISQAQPTQVPFSNTSSGRIPMQAGGMNPPNTLNMATGNYSRMGQTVGQSVMGGPATILCSAYLRPKTTTAAATAASAAAVAIQATAAAAATAAAKTAAASQQAALMAQLRHGGNAPPQMNSNYNQNQYPNY, from the exons ATGCAGTCACAGCCCCCCATGGAACAGATGATGCAACAGAACTTCAGCCAGTCTTACTCCAGCTCACAGAACACGGCCATGATGCAGGCCTTACCCCAGCAGGCAAACTACATCTCTCAGGCTCAGCCTACGCAAGTCCCCTTCTCAAATACGTCCAG TGGGCGTATCCCCATGCAGGCAGGTGGCATGAACCCACCCAACACCCTCAACATGGCAACAGGGAACTACAGTCGCATGGGTCAGACTGTGGGTCAGTCCGTAATGGGAGGCCCTGCCACAATTTTGTGCAGCGCATACCTCCGGCCCAAAACAACAActgcagcagcaacagcagcttCGGCAGCAGCAGTTGCTATACAAGCAACAGCAGCTGctgcagcaacagcagcagcaaaaaCAGCGGCGGCGAGTCAGCAAGCAGCTCTGATGGCACAGTTACGGCATGGCGGGAATGCACCACCGCAGATGAACTCAAATTATAATCAGAATCAGTATCCAAACTACTGA
- the LOC127864016 gene encoding uncharacterized protein LOC127864016 produces MFEDMSGKRPANNNKFPALGAQIQRLLGKNNTTSPSVSNLGCVSENFGSPDVDVNYITPINSNMYDSIDGDQETSVAPIGLVHNSAPSSNTAKSPSIFFREPGTIHPNIETHREYHNVDLPVSQVRTTNSLMIPSTSDGYEAVGYEGNIYTDPDNLVF; encoded by the exons ATGTTTGAAGATATGT CTGGAAAGCGACCCGCGAATAATAACAAGTTTCCAGCACTGGGTGCCCAGATTCAAAGACTTCTCGGGAAAAACAACACAACCTCACCAAGTGTTTCAAATTTAGGATGCGTGAGCGAAAACTTTGGAAGCCCTGATGTAGATGTTAACTACATTACACCG ATCAACAGTAACATGTACGACAGTATAGACGGGGATCAAGAAACGTCCGTGGCTCCGATAGGACTGGTTCATAATTCAGCTCCGTCATCAAACACAGCAAAGTCCCCGAGTATATTCTTTCGAGAGCCAGGTACCATCCATCCTAACATCGAAACACACAGAGAGTATCACAACGTCGATTTACCG GTTTCTCAAGTTAGAACAACAAACAGTCTAATGATCCCGTCCACATCCGACGGGTACGAAGCTGTCGGGTACGAAGGAAACATTTACACAGACCCGGACAATCTTGTGTTTTAA